A single window of Streptomyces aquilus DNA harbors:
- a CDS encoding ROK family protein gives MSGNADPRPAGEGTTSRTRLDRGRGALGPALELVHTGRAPTRAVLTAELGVTRATAGAVAAELEALGLIRVDARPGAAAGSQGRPSHRLAVAEDGPVVLAAQVHADGFRAALVGLGGRIAATAPARETVDADPAKIIGSVVEAGADLLRTTGLRCVGAGLAVPSAVAEPDGSALNPLHLAWPVGAPVRRIFAECVRAAGISGPAFAGNDVNLAALAEHRHGAGRGARDLLCVATGHRGVGGALVLDGRLHTGSSGLALEVGHLTVNPEGRPCHCGSRGCLDVEADPLALLTAAGREPGPVVSLLQQAIELIRDHYDDPTVRTAAETLIDRLGLGLAGLVNILNPDRIILGGLHRTLLAADPDRLRAVVADRSLWGQSGGVPILACTLDHNSLVGAAELAWQPVLDDPLRALGPV, from the coding sequence ATGAGCGGCAACGCGGACCCCCGGCCGGCGGGGGAAGGGACCACCTCGAGGACGCGGTTGGACCGGGGGCGCGGTGCGCTCGGGCCCGCGCTGGAGCTCGTGCACACCGGACGCGCCCCGACCCGGGCCGTGCTCACCGCCGAACTCGGCGTGACCCGGGCCACGGCCGGAGCCGTCGCCGCCGAGCTGGAGGCCCTCGGACTGATCAGGGTCGACGCCCGGCCCGGCGCCGCCGCCGGTTCCCAGGGCCGGCCCTCGCACCGCCTCGCGGTCGCCGAGGACGGGCCCGTCGTCCTGGCCGCCCAGGTGCACGCCGACGGATTCCGCGCGGCGCTGGTCGGACTCGGCGGCCGGATCGCCGCCACCGCACCCGCCCGCGAGACCGTCGACGCCGACCCGGCGAAGATCATCGGCTCGGTCGTCGAGGCCGGCGCCGACCTGCTGCGCACCACCGGCCTCCGCTGCGTCGGCGCCGGCCTCGCCGTGCCGTCCGCGGTCGCCGAACCCGACGGCAGCGCGCTCAACCCGCTCCACCTGGCCTGGCCCGTCGGCGCCCCCGTGCGCCGGATCTTCGCCGAGTGCGTGCGCGCGGCCGGCATCAGCGGACCGGCGTTCGCGGGCAACGACGTCAACCTCGCCGCACTCGCCGAGCACCGGCACGGCGCCGGGCGCGGCGCCCGCGACCTGCTCTGCGTGGCCACCGGACACCGGGGCGTCGGCGGCGCGCTCGTCCTCGACGGCCGTCTGCACACGGGCAGTTCGGGCCTGGCGCTGGAGGTCGGGCACCTCACCGTCAACCCCGAGGGCCGCCCCTGCCACTGCGGCAGCCGCGGCTGCCTCGACGTCGAGGCCGACCCGCTGGCGCTCCTCACGGCCGCGGGGCGCGAGCCGGGACCCGTGGTGTCCCTGCTCCAGCAGGCCATCGAACTGATCCGCGACCACTACGACGACCCGACCGTCCGCACCGCCGCCGAGACCCTCATCGACCGCCTGGGACTGGGCCTGGCCGGGCTGGTGAACATCCTCAACCCCGACCGCATCATCCTCGGCGGCCTGCACCGCACCCTCCTCGCCGCCGATCCCGACCGGCTGCGCGCGGTCGTCGCCGACCGCAGCCTGTGGGGGCAGAGCGGCGGCGTGCCGATCCTGGCGTGCACCCTGGACCACAACAGCCTGGTCGGCGCGGCCGAGTTGGCGTGGCAGCCGGTGCTGGACGACCCGCTCAGGGCCCTCGGGCCTGTCTGA
- a CDS encoding RpiB/LacA/LacB family sugar-phosphate isomerase yields MRISVSSDMDEPVARALVAELRARGHEVTTHGALQPGADPQWAACSEAAAREVADGTADQAVVCCWTGTGASIAANKVPGVRAALCTDAYTADGARRWNDANVLALGLRLTSEPLMKEILDAWFAAEASEDPEDRENVERLRGR; encoded by the coding sequence ATGCGGATCTCAGTCTCCTCGGACATGGACGAACCCGTGGCGCGAGCCCTGGTCGCCGAGCTGCGCGCACGCGGCCATGAGGTGACCACCCACGGGGCCCTCCAGCCCGGCGCCGACCCCCAGTGGGCCGCCTGCTCGGAGGCGGCGGCCCGGGAGGTCGCCGACGGGACGGCGGACCAGGCGGTCGTCTGCTGCTGGACCGGCACGGGGGCGTCGATCGCCGCGAACAAGGTCCCCGGCGTGCGGGCCGCGCTGTGCACCGACGCCTACACCGCGGACGGCGCCCGCCGCTGGAACGACGCCAACGTCCTCGCCCTCGGCCTGCGCCTGACGTCCGAGCCGCTGATGAAGGAGATCCTCGACGCGTGGTTCGCGGCCGAGGCCAGCGAGGACCCGGAGGACCGGGAGAACGTGGAGCGCCTCAGGGGGCGGTGA
- a CDS encoding class II fructose-bisphosphate aldolase, with amino-acid sequence MPLVPTGDLVAAAAAAHCAVAAFNVVTLEHVEAVVAGAESAAAPVVLQVSENAVKFRRGRLHPLARAAVAVAERAAVPVGLHLDHVQSDDLLRQAADAGFSSVMYDAARLPYAENLAATRAAADWAHAQGLWIEAELGQVGGKNGEPPLDAHAPGARTDPAEARAFVADSGVDALAVAVGSTHAMTTRTAALDHDLIKRLAAALDVPLVLHGSSGVPDDELTAAVTGGITKVNIGTALNIAFTGAVREYLGAHPKAVDARTYLAVGREAMAREVERTVQLLGRATS; translated from the coding sequence GTGCCTCTTGTCCCCACCGGCGACCTGGTCGCCGCTGCCGCCGCCGCGCACTGTGCCGTCGCCGCCTTCAACGTCGTCACGCTCGAACACGTCGAGGCGGTCGTCGCCGGCGCCGAGTCGGCGGCCGCCCCCGTCGTCCTCCAAGTGAGCGAGAACGCCGTCAAGTTCAGGCGGGGGCGGCTGCACCCCCTGGCCCGTGCCGCCGTCGCGGTGGCCGAACGTGCCGCCGTCCCCGTCGGGTTGCACCTCGACCACGTCCAGAGCGACGACCTGCTGCGGCAGGCGGCGGACGCCGGGTTCAGCTCCGTGATGTACGATGCCGCCCGGCTGCCCTACGCCGAGAACCTCGCCGCCACCCGCGCCGCGGCCGACTGGGCGCACGCCCAAGGCCTGTGGATCGAGGCCGAGTTGGGGCAGGTCGGCGGCAAGAACGGGGAACCTCCGCTGGACGCCCACGCCCCCGGTGCCCGCACCGACCCCGCCGAGGCCCGCGCCTTCGTCGCCGACTCCGGCGTGGACGCCCTGGCGGTGGCCGTCGGCAGCACGCACGCCATGACGACCCGGACCGCCGCCCTCGACCACGACCTCATCAAACGCCTGGCCGCGGCGCTCGACGTGCCGCTCGTCCTGCACGGTTCGTCCGGCGTGCCCGACGACGAACTCACCGCGGCCGTCACCGGCGGCATCACCAAGGTCAACATCGGCACCGCCCTCAACATCGCCTTCACCGGAGCCGTACGGGAGTACCTCGGCGCCCACCCCAAGGCGGTCGACGCCCGCACGTACCTGGCCGTGGGACGGGAGGCGATGGCGAGGGAGGTGGAGCGGACCGTCCAGCTGCTCGGCCGGGCTACTTCCTGA
- the ilvY gene encoding HTH-type transcriptional activator IlvY, with protein MRDDHRELRLFLHLAQSLNFGRTSLDCHVSPATLTRTVQRLEADLGHRLFDRGPRGVSLTAEGHRFRAYAVQALELWRSYREEHPDPAELTGRLAVFATVTACQALLPDLLAPFRAAHPQVRLDLRTGDAAAALARLDEGEVDVAVAGIPARLPEPLVGRTVEVTELVLVTARDRPDPGLDGPFVLPHRGLVRDAADRWFRARGKTPEVVCEPDGHEGLLTLVALGCGTGVVPRLVLEHSAVRERLAVLPADPPPEPFPIGLCVRRADLRRPLVAALWSLTAP; from the coding sequence GTGCGTGACGACCATCGGGAGCTGCGTCTTTTTCTGCACCTGGCGCAGTCGCTGAACTTCGGACGGACCAGCCTCGACTGTCATGTCAGCCCGGCGACGCTGACGCGGACCGTGCAGCGGCTGGAGGCGGATCTCGGGCACCGGCTCTTCGACCGGGGGCCGCGCGGGGTGTCCCTGACGGCCGAGGGGCATCGGTTCCGTGCATACGCCGTCCAGGCACTGGAGTTGTGGCGCTCCTACCGCGAGGAACATCCCGACCCGGCCGAACTGACCGGCCGGCTGGCCGTGTTCGCCACGGTGACCGCCTGCCAGGCGCTGCTGCCCGACCTGTTGGCCCCGTTCCGGGCCGCCCACCCCCAGGTACGGCTCGACCTGCGCACCGGCGACGCGGCGGCGGCGCTGGCCCGGCTCGACGAGGGCGAGGTCGACGTCGCCGTGGCGGGCATCCCGGCACGGCTGCCCGAGCCCCTGGTGGGGCGGACCGTCGAGGTGACCGAGCTGGTCCTGGTCACCGCCCGGGACCGGCCCGACCCTGGCCTCGACGGGCCCTTCGTCCTCCCCCACCGCGGGCTCGTCCGGGACGCCGCCGACCGCTGGTTCCGGGCCCGCGGCAAAACGCCCGAGGTCGTCTGCGAACCTGACGGCCACGAAGGGCTGTTGACACTGGTCGCCCTCGGCTGCGGTACGGGGGTGGTGCCGCGGCTGGTGCTGGAGCACAGTGCGGTGCGCGAACGGCTGGCGGTGCTTCCGGCGGACCCACCGCCCGAGCCGTTCCCGATCGGGTTGTGCGTACGACGGGCCGATCTGCGCAGGCCGCTGGTGGCCGCGCTGTGGAGCCTCACGGCTCCCTGA
- a CDS encoding DeoR/GlpR family DNA-binding transcription regulator → MSRDARWKALLELLVERGRLEVEEAAAELEVSAATIRRDFDQLAEQQMLVRTRGGAVVHGVSYELPLRYKTARHASEKQRIAKAVADLLAPGEAVGLTGGTTTTEVARALAVRSDLASGSPALTVVTNALNIANELAVRPQFKIVVTGGVARAQSYELIGPLADGVLSQITLDVAVLGVVAFDVTHGAAAADEAEAAINRLLCERAERVVVAADSSKLGQRAFARICAAESVDILVTDTAVGAETVRRFEEAGVRVVAV, encoded by the coding sequence ATGTCCCGCGACGCCCGCTGGAAGGCGCTACTGGAACTGCTCGTCGAGCGCGGCCGGCTGGAGGTCGAGGAGGCCGCCGCCGAGCTGGAGGTCTCGGCGGCGACGATCCGGCGCGACTTCGACCAGCTGGCCGAGCAGCAGATGCTCGTGCGCACGCGGGGCGGGGCGGTCGTGCACGGGGTGTCGTACGAGCTGCCGCTGCGGTACAAGACCGCCCGGCACGCCTCCGAGAAGCAGCGCATCGCCAAGGCGGTCGCCGATCTCCTCGCACCCGGCGAGGCCGTGGGGCTCACCGGCGGTACGACCACCACGGAGGTGGCGCGCGCCCTGGCCGTGCGCAGCGACCTGGCGTCCGGCTCGCCCGCGCTGACCGTGGTCACCAACGCGCTCAACATCGCCAACGAGCTGGCCGTACGCCCCCAGTTCAAGATCGTCGTGACCGGTGGGGTCGCGCGGGCGCAGTCGTACGAGCTCATCGGGCCGCTCGCGGACGGGGTGCTGAGCCAGATCACTCTCGATGTGGCCGTGCTCGGTGTGGTCGCCTTCGACGTCACGCACGGGGCCGCCGCGGCCGACGAGGCGGAGGCGGCGATCAACCGGCTGCTGTGCGAGCGGGCCGAGCGGGTGGTCGTGGCCGCCGACTCCAGCAAGCTGGGGCAGCGGGCGTTCGCCCGGATCTGCGCGGCCGAGTCGGTGGACATCCTGGTCACGGACACGGCCGTGGGCGCGGAGACGGTACGGCGCTTCGAGGAGGCGGGGGTCAGGGTGGTCGCGGTCTGA
- a CDS encoding helix-turn-helix transcriptional regulator yields the protein MTTTELGQALRRWRDRVAPQTAGLPAGGQRRAAGLRREELALLAGISVDYVTRLEQGRAANPSGQVVEALARALRLSGDEREYLFRLAGLVPPGPETVPGYITPSVQRLLDRLVDTPVGVSDAAMTLLVANPMYAALMGDPSGLRGFERNGVWRNFTGAPTRVRHTPQERRDFEAGMVAELRATYGRYPADRQLRRMVAELRARSERFAELWDAGVVGRLEGSRKTIEHPHVGLLTLDCDLLRVEGNDLHILVYSAEPGTEEAEKLALLSVLGTQSLVG from the coding sequence ATGACGACGACGGAACTGGGGCAGGCACTGCGCCGCTGGCGGGACCGGGTCGCGCCGCAGACCGCGGGGCTGCCGGCCGGCGGACAGCGGCGCGCGGCGGGGTTGCGGCGCGAGGAGCTGGCGCTGCTGGCGGGGATCTCGGTCGACTACGTCACCCGGCTCGAACAGGGCCGGGCGGCCAACCCGTCCGGGCAGGTCGTCGAGGCGCTCGCCCGGGCGCTGCGGCTGTCGGGGGACGAGCGGGAGTATCTGTTCCGGCTGGCCGGGCTGGTGCCGCCGGGGCCCGAGACGGTGCCCGGGTACATCACGCCGAGCGTCCAGCGGCTGCTGGACCGGCTCGTGGACACGCCCGTCGGCGTGTCCGACGCGGCGATGACGCTGCTCGTGGCCAACCCGATGTACGCGGCGCTGATGGGTGATCCGTCGGGCTTGCGCGGCTTCGAGCGCAACGGGGTGTGGCGCAACTTCACCGGTGCGCCCACCCGGGTCCGGCACACCCCGCAGGAGCGGCGCGACTTCGAGGCCGGGATGGTCGCGGAGCTGCGGGCGACGTACGGCCGCTATCCCGCCGACCGGCAACTGCGGCGGATGGTGGCGGAGTTGAGGGCGCGCAGTGAGCGGTTCGCCGAGCTGTGGGACGCGGGGGTCGTCGGCCGGCTGGAGGGCTCGCGCAAGACGATCGAGCACCCCCATGTGGGGCTGCTGACGCTGGACTGCGATCTGCTCCGGGTGGAGGGCAACGACCTGCACATCCTGGTGTATTCGGCGGAGCCGGGCACCGAGGAGGCCGAGAAGCTGGCGCTGCTCTCCGTCCTCGGGACCCAGTCACTGGTGGGCTAG
- a CDS encoding SIS domain-containing protein, protein MTHVEDELTSQPECWTRAAAEADGHRGVLPVPGERVAIVGCGTSYFMAQSAAALREGAGQGETDAFAASEFPQGRPYDRVVALTRSGTTTEVLELLGRLKGRTRTTAITADPHTPVMAAADDVVVLDYADERSVVQTRFATTALTLLRAHLGLHTEAAVTDARTALADPLPQGLVDCTQFTFLGRGWTVGLANEAGLKMREAALSWTEAYPAMEYRHGPISITTKGTATWMFGDAPEGLAEQVRGTGALWVDGGLDPLAELVRAQRLAVAVAAARGLDPDRPRHLTRSVILAGAQE, encoded by the coding sequence ATGACGCATGTCGAGGACGAGCTGACGAGCCAGCCCGAGTGCTGGACCCGCGCGGCGGCCGAGGCGGACGGACACCGCGGGGTGCTGCCGGTGCCGGGGGAGCGGGTCGCGATCGTGGGGTGCGGCACGTCGTACTTCATGGCGCAGTCCGCGGCCGCGCTGCGCGAGGGCGCGGGGCAGGGCGAGACCGACGCCTTCGCCGCGTCGGAGTTCCCGCAGGGGCGGCCGTACGACCGGGTCGTCGCCCTGACCCGGTCCGGCACCACCACCGAAGTCCTGGAACTGCTCGGCCGGTTGAAGGGGCGGACCCGCACCACGGCGATCACCGCCGACCCGCACACCCCCGTGATGGCCGCCGCGGACGACGTCGTGGTGCTCGACTACGCGGACGAACGGTCCGTCGTGCAGACCAGGTTCGCGACGACCGCGCTGACCCTGCTCCGCGCCCACCTCGGACTGCACACCGAGGCAGCCGTCACCGACGCCCGCACCGCACTCGCCGACCCGCTGCCCCAAGGCCTCGTCGACTGCACGCAGTTCACCTTCCTCGGCCGCGGCTGGACCGTGGGCCTGGCCAACGAGGCCGGCCTGAAGATGCGCGAGGCCGCGCTGTCCTGGACCGAGGCCTACCCGGCGATGGAGTACCGGCACGGCCCCATCAGCATCACGACCAAGGGCACCGCGACCTGGATGTTCGGCGACGCGCCCGAGGGCCTGGCCGAACAGGTGCGGGGCACCGGAGCGCTGTGGGTGGACGGCGGCCTCGACCCGCTCGCCGAACTGGTCCGCGCCCAGCGGCTCGCCGTGGCCGTCGCGGCCGCCCGGGGCCTCGACCCGGACCGGCCGCGCCACCTCACCCGCTCGGTGATCCTCGCCGGCGCGCAGGAGTAG
- a CDS encoding alpha-ketoglutarate-dependent dioxygenase AlkB family protein translates to MDAELFPRSRTEVAPGAVHVPDWLDAARQRELLAACRDWARPPAGLRTVRTPGGGTMTARQVCLGWHWYPYGYARTVVDGDGSPVKPFPAWLGELGRAAAREALGVTPPPYDIALINFYDGDARMGMHRDSDEQSDAPVVSFSLGDTCVFRFGNTETRTRPYTDVELRSGDLFVFGGPARLAHHGVPKVYPGTAPPELGLTGRLNITLRVSGR, encoded by the coding sequence ATGGACGCCGAGCTGTTCCCCAGGTCCCGTACGGAGGTCGCGCCGGGCGCGGTGCACGTGCCCGACTGGCTCGACGCCGCACGCCAACGGGAGCTGCTGGCGGCCTGCCGGGACTGGGCCCGCCCGCCGGCCGGGCTGCGGACGGTGCGCACACCCGGCGGCGGCACGATGACCGCCCGGCAGGTGTGCCTGGGGTGGCACTGGTACCCGTACGGCTACGCCCGCACGGTCGTCGACGGCGACGGCTCCCCGGTGAAGCCCTTCCCGGCGTGGCTCGGGGAACTGGGACGTGCCGCGGCGCGGGAGGCCCTCGGGGTGACGCCTCCGCCGTACGACATCGCACTGATCAACTTCTACGACGGCGACGCCCGCATGGGCATGCACCGCGACAGCGACGAGCAGTCGGACGCGCCGGTCGTGTCCTTCAGCCTCGGTGACACGTGTGTCTTCCGGTTCGGGAACACCGAGACGCGGACCCGGCCCTACACGGACGTGGAGCTGCGCAGCGGGGACCTGTTCGTCTTCGGAGGGCCTGCGCGGCTCGCCCACCACGGCGTACCGAAGGTGTACCCGGGCACGGCGCCGCCGGAGTTGGGGCTGACCGGGCGGCTGAACATCACGCTGAGAGTCAGTGGCCGGTAG
- a CDS encoding methyltransferase: MTTPWGELTLARFPDDPRDRLRAWDASDEYLLRHLREVPLSGTVVVLGDRWGALVTALAAHGPTQITDSYLSQEATRANLARNGVETGAVRLLTTQDPPPGRIDVLLVRVPKSLALLEDQLLRLAPGVHEDTVVVGTGMVKEIHTSTLKLFERIIGPTRTSLAEKKARLIFSTPDPSGETAATPWPYSYALPEGIGPVSGRTVVNHAGVFCADRLDIGTRFFLGHLPDSRGGRRVVDLGCGNGVVGTAVALANPQAEVLFVDESFQAVASAEATYKANDVPGHAEFRVGDGLSGVPDGSVDLVLNNPPFHSHQATTDATARRMFADARRALRPGGELWVVGNRHLGYHVTLRRLFGNSELVAGDPKFVVLRAVRK; encoded by the coding sequence ATGACGACGCCCTGGGGCGAGCTGACGCTGGCCCGATTTCCCGATGACCCGCGTGACCGGCTGCGTGCCTGGGACGCCTCCGACGAGTACCTGCTGCGGCACCTGCGGGAGGTCCCGCTGTCCGGCACGGTCGTGGTCCTCGGCGACCGCTGGGGCGCCCTGGTGACAGCGCTGGCCGCGCACGGGCCGACGCAGATCACGGACTCGTACCTGAGCCAGGAGGCGACCCGGGCGAACCTCGCCCGCAACGGTGTCGAGACCGGTGCGGTACGGCTGCTCACGACCCAGGACCCGCCGCCGGGACGGATCGACGTGCTGCTGGTGCGGGTGCCGAAGAGCCTGGCCCTGCTGGAGGACCAGCTGCTGCGCCTCGCGCCCGGGGTGCACGAGGACACGGTCGTCGTCGGCACCGGCATGGTGAAGGAGATCCACACCTCCACGCTGAAGCTCTTCGAGCGGATCATCGGCCCGACCCGCACCTCCCTCGCCGAGAAGAAGGCCCGGCTGATCTTCAGCACCCCGGACCCGTCCGGCGAGACCGCCGCCACCCCGTGGCCGTACAGCTACGCCCTGCCCGAGGGCATCGGACCGGTCTCCGGGCGCACCGTCGTCAACCACGCGGGCGTCTTCTGTGCCGACCGGCTCGACATCGGCACCCGGTTCTTCCTGGGCCATCTGCCGGACAGCAGGGGCGGCCGGCGCGTCGTGGACCTCGGCTGCGGCAACGGAGTGGTGGGGACGGCGGTGGCGCTGGCGAATCCCCAGGCCGAGGTGCTGTTCGTCGACGAGTCGTTCCAGGCGGTGGCCTCCGCGGAGGCCACGTACAAGGCGAACGACGTGCCGGGGCATGCCGAGTTCCGGGTCGGGGACGGGCTGAGCGGGGTGCCGGACGGGAGTGTGGACCTCGTGCTCAACAATCCGCCGTTCCACTCCCATCAGGCCACGACCGACGCCACCGCGCGCCGGATGTTCGCCGACGCCCGGCGCGCGTTGCGGCCGGGCGGCGAGCTGTGGGTGGTCGGCAACCGTCACCTGGGGTACCACGTGACGCTGCGGCGGTTGTTCGGGAACAGCGAACTGGTCGCCGGCGACCCGAAGTTCGTGGTGCTCAGGGCCGTCAGGAAGTAG
- a CDS encoding SDR family oxidoreductase: protein MTTTLITGANKGLGFETARRLVAAGHTVYIGARDAERGRRAAEQLGARFVQLDVTDDASVQAAAKTVEAEGGLDVLVNNAGIEVRGPDNAIPTAAGTTADEMRTVFETNVFGVVRVTHAFLPLLQRSAAPVVVNVSSGLASLTALSDPDSPAHFYQAIAYPASKTTVNMITVQYAKAFPEMRINAVEPGFTATDLNGRTGTQSVEEGAEIIVRMAMSGPDGPTGGFFAAQGTLPW, encoded by the coding sequence ATGACCACCACACTGATCACCGGAGCGAACAAGGGCCTGGGCTTCGAGACCGCACGCCGGCTCGTCGCAGCAGGTCACACCGTCTACATCGGCGCCCGCGACGCCGAACGCGGCCGCCGTGCCGCCGAACAGCTGGGCGCCCGCTTCGTCCAGCTCGACGTCACCGACGACGCCTCCGTCCAGGCCGCCGCGAAGACCGTCGAGGCCGAGGGCGGCCTGGACGTCCTGGTCAACAACGCCGGCATCGAGGTGCGCGGCCCGGACAACGCCATCCCGACCGCCGCCGGCACCACCGCCGACGAGATGCGCACGGTGTTCGAGACCAACGTCTTCGGCGTCGTCCGCGTCACCCACGCCTTCCTCCCGCTGCTCCAGCGGTCCGCGGCGCCTGTCGTGGTGAACGTGAGCAGCGGTCTGGCCTCCCTGACCGCACTGTCGGACCCGGACTCGCCGGCCCACTTCTACCAGGCCATCGCCTACCCGGCGTCCAAGACCACCGTCAACATGATCACCGTGCAGTACGCGAAGGCCTTCCCGGAGATGAGGATCAACGCCGTCGAACCGGGCTTCACCGCGACGGACCTCAACGGCCGCACGGGCACCCAGAGCGTCGAGGAGGGCGCTGAGATCATCGTCCGCATGGCCATGAGCGGCCCCGACGGACCGACCGGCGGCTTCTTCGCCGCCCAGGGCACCCTGCCCTGGTGA